From Rhodohalobacter mucosus:
TGCTGATATGAAACCTATTTTTTGGGTATTTGGACTATTTTACTTTATTCCTTCGCTGGCCTTCTCTCAAAACACAGCTGAAAAGACTGAACCTGTATTCGAACAGGTGCTTTCTTTAAAAAACCCGGGTTCGGTACAGATATCTCCGGACGGTCGACACGTATTGTACTCCGTCTCATCAGCGGAATGGTCTGAGAACCGCTATGATTCGGAATTATGGTTATCTAAAAACGGCGGAGAGCCATTTCCCCTGACGCATAACAGCAGCGGCTCAAGCAGCAGCGGCACCTGGTCGGATGATGGCAAGTGGATCCTCTTTATCCGGAATGTGGACGGAAAGAACACGATGTTTGTGATCTCTCCGGATGGGGGAGAGGCGTTCCCACTGTCATATATTGATAAGAGCATTCAGAGCTTCGACCTCTCTCCAGACGGGAAAACCCTTGCCTTTTTATCTCAGCAGGAGCAGCCTGAAGCGCGGAAAACCATGGAGGAACGCTTTGGTAAATTTGCAGAGGATGATACCGACTATCTGCTCAACCGGCTCTATACCGTGGCATTCAATCCCCATTTTACCCGGTCGCATCAGCAACCGTGTGAACAGGACTCAACCTATACCATGTGTCCGGAAGCCCCGGAAGTAGTGCCTCATCTCGAAGAAGCTGAATTTACCATAACAGGCATAGAATGGTCACCTGCAGGTGACAGGATTGCAGTTGATCATCAGCCCAATCCGATCATCACCAGCTTTTTGGAATCCGACATTGCCATCTACGATCCTGAGACAGGGCAGCTGGACAAGGTTGTCCAAAATGCTTCATCGGATGGATTCAGTGTATGGTCGCCCGATGGCAGCAGATTTGCCTACACCAGTAGTGTGGATAACGACAGCAGTAATTTCTACGCCAACAACAGATATTTTATTTATGATTTGGGCAGCGGCGAATCGAGGGAAGTTGCCCGACAATTTGATGAAAACCTGAATATTGCGGCCTGGAGCAACGACGGCATCTATGCTACAGCCTGGCAAAAAACCAGGCGGCCTGTCTATCGCCTTGATCCTCAAACCGGGTCTGTTGAAATGTTTTCCGGTTCAAAGAGGCTCGTGTATGGCCTGTCCTTCTCCAAAGATGGTTCAAAGTACGCTATGAGCGCACGTGACGGGGATGAAATAAATGAAGTTTATCTGACGGACTTGGAAGGTACGAACAGCCGCAAGCTGACGGATTTTAATGATCAGATTACGGGCTGGAAAACTGTGGACAGTGAAGTGATCAGCTGGAACAGCCGTGATGGTGTTGAAATCGAAGGGATCTTACATAAACCTCTTGATTATAATCCGGATCAGAAATATCCATTGCTGGTTGTTATCCATGGCGGGCCGACCGGCATTTCATTGCCCTCGCCTGTGCCCGGCTACGTTTATCCCATTGTGCAGTGGGTAAATAAAGGAGCCCTGGTACTTGAACCGAATTACAGGGGATCGGCAGGATATGGGGAAGAGTTTCGCTCACTGAATGTCAGGAACCTTGGGGTCGGGGATGCATGGGATGTACTTTCCGGGGTGGATCACCTGATAGAGCAGGGCGTTGCGGATTCTACAAAACTGGGATCCATGGGATGGAGCCAGGGCGGCTACATATCCGCTTTTCTGACGACATGGTCGAACCGGTTTGAGGCGGTAAGCGTGGGGGCGGGGATCTCCAACTGGATGACCTATTACGTAAATACGGACATTCATCCGTTCACCCGTCAGTATCTGAAAGCGACACCCTGGGAAGATCTGGAGATCTATGAACGGACGTCACCCATGACCTACATCAACAACGCATCCACGCCTACGCTTATTCAGCACGGAGAGTTCGACCGCAGGGTTCCCACTCCGAATGCCTATGAGTTGTACCAGGGCCTTCAGGATGTGGGTGTGGAGTCACAGCTTATTATATACGAAGGGTTTGGGCACGGCATCAACAAGCCCAGGGAAAGGCTGGCCGCCACCTGGCATAACTGGATCTGGTTCAACAAATACATCTGGGGCGAGGAAATAGAAATGCCGCTGGAATGATCTGAATCAGCTGGCCCCGGGCTATTTCGGCTTCTCGTGCCGCTGATCATGAGATGGGCATTTTAAATCGACAATTATCAATCAACAATCATCAATAAAAAAGTACCCGGGAAGGGACTCGAACCCTTACGACATCGCTGCCATCGGATTTTGAATCCGACGCGTCTACCAATTCCGCCACCCGGGCATGGTTTGTACTAATGATGGCAATCTCAAATATACGGAGCAGGTTGTTTAATAGAAATGGTTGTATTGATCTTGAGTCTTGAGAAGTGAGAAGGCAAAAGGGAGAAGTGAGACGTCAAACGTCAGACGTGAGATGGGAAACTGAGACTGGCGACTGGCGATTGAAAATGTGCGACTTGTGATTGTGGACCTCAGTATTGTTGTCAATATTGCCCGCTGAAGCCTGTAGACTGCTGCGAGCAGTTCACTTCGTGGGAATCGCCTGCGGCTCGGAGCGCAGTCCCGAGACTTCGGGAAAGCCTGAAGCCCTGTCCACGGGGAATACCCCGAAGGGATCCCCATGGGAAATTCCCCGCTCGGCTGTGTCGACCTTTGGACTAGGATTGCGACAATAAAAAGACTGTTTGCAATAAGGATAAAAATTCTAGCAGCTTTTAGTTGAACCTTAAACCTTAAACCTTAAACCTTAAACCTTAAACCTTAAACCTTAAACCTTGAACCTTGAACCTTGAACCTTGAACCTTGAACCTTGAATCCCACCTCACTTTCCGAACGACAACACGGCAACAGGATCCGTTTTGGCCGCAATGCGGGCCGGAAGCCAGGAAGCGAGTGTACAGAGAAGAATGGTGACTGCACTGACAATCACAAAGTCGAGCAGATGCGGCTCAACGGGTACGGTGCTCATGTAGTAGTTTTCCTCAGAAAGCGGAATAATCTGGTAGTTGATCTGCAGCCAGAAAAATACCATTGCAATTCCGGTACCCATCAGAAGTCCCGATACGGCGACATAAAGTCCCTCCAAAAGAAAAACCTGTCGTATAGAACGGCTTCTGGCCCCGATTGTCTTCAAAATACCAATGTCCTTGACCCGCTCGAGTACCATCATCAGCACCGTGCCAATCAGGTTGAAAGCGGCAACGACAATCATAACCGCGATCACAAAAGGGATCGTCTCTTCCTGCAGATCCACCCATGCGAAAATATTGCGGTATCGCTGGTATACATTTTCAGTTACAAAAGGGAAGCGTGTATCATCACGAACCGATGCATATACGGAGCGTATATTATCCATATTCACCGCATTGATATCGATCATGCTCGCTTCAAGCGTTCCAAGCTCAAACAGGCGTCGAACCGGCTGAATATGCGTCAATGCAAAATTGTCATCAAATCGTGCGATTCCGGTCTGATAGACGCCTGTGAGCCGGAACTGGCTGATCTCGGGACTATTGAGGGGGGAGGGGAGTCCGTCCAGCGCATAAACGGTGATGCGGTCTCCGATCTCTGCGCCAAGAGTTTGGGTGAGTGAGCTGCCGAGTATGATGCCGTGCAGCCCGTCCTGCTGCTTACTGATGTCGTAGGTTCCTTCCGATATGTAGTCCCGGAGCCGGGTTACATCGCCTTCGCCGGGTACTCCCTTGATCCCTGTACCGCTCACTTCGCCTGGCCCCTGGATCATAACCTGACCCAAAATTACCGGCTGTGCTACATCCACTCCCGGCATGTCGCCTATATGAACACTGAGCGTATCCGACCGGAATATGGGATCATTCATAAACGAATGCACCGTCACATGCGGCGCAAATCCCAGTATTTTCTCATTGATGGTGGATTTAAACCCGTGCACGATCGACAGTGAAATAAGCAGTCCCGCCGAGCCGATGGCAACCCCCCCGATGGCCATCAGCTTGATGAACGATAAAAAACGGGATTCACGCTTCGATCCCCAGAAATAGCGTCGCGCAATGTAGGCGGTGAAATTCATATCAGGTGCGGGGTGCAGGATTCCCCGATAATTCGGGATTTTTCAGGTTGCAAGTTGCAGGTTTCAGGTTTAAAGTTCTACACGAGAATATCAGGATTGGATTGGAAATAGACATCTTCAAAAAAAGCACTTCTTACAGGAGACGCTCTGGACCCGGTTTTAGTACATCAGGAAATGTGAAAACATGTATTGCAAAACCACAACACTCGGACTTATCCAAAGCACTCGTGATCCTCAAGCTTAACCTCAGCCTCAAATTTCAACATGTAACCTGAAACCTTAACCGTCAAACCTGTAACGCCAAAGCGCTCTGCGCTACCCCTCCGGTTTCATTTGCGGAAAGAAGAGCACATCGCGTATGGAGTCTGAATCGGTCATAATCATCGCAAGGCGGTCGATACCGATACCGATACCGGCGGTTGGCGGCATGCCGTATTCTATGGCTCGCAGGAAGTCTTCATCCACGGTCATCGCTTCCTCGTCGCCGCCGGCTCTAAGGCGGGCCTGTTCTTCGAATCGCTCGCGTTGGTCTACCGGATCGTTGAGCTCTGTAAAGGCGTTTGCGATCTCCTTACCGTTGCAGATCGCTTCAAAACGCTCAACAAGCCCTTCCTTGCTGCGGTGTTTCTTGGCCAGCGGACTCATCTCAACGGGGTAGTCTGTGATGAATGTGGGCTGAATCAATTTGGGTTCAACGGTTTCACCAAAAATTTCATCTATCAGCTTTCCTTTGCCCATGCTTTTATCCACTTCAATGTGGAGATCCTTTGCGATGTTGCGAATCTCACTTTCCGATTTGCCGGAAAGATCGTGGCCGGTCTCTTTCTCAATGGCTTCGTACATGGGGATTCGGGGCCAGGGTGCCTTGAAATCAATTTCATGTTCACCCACGGTTACGCTGGTTGAACCGTGCAGCTTCAGGGCAACATGCTCGATCATGTTCTCCATGAAGCTCATCATCCAGTTGTAGTCTTTCCACGCCACATAGAGTTCCACCTGCGTGAACTCCGGATTGTGAAAGCGGGAAAGTCCTTCATTCCGGAAGTCTTTTGAAAACTCATATACCCCGTCAAAACCGCCTACGATCAATCGTTTCAGATAGAGCTCATTGGCAATACGAAGGTAAAGGTCGATATCAAGAGCGTTGAGGTGTGTTTTAAAAGGCCTTGCCGAGGCTCCCCCGTAAATTGGCTGCAGGATGGGAGTTTCCACCTCCAGGTATCCGCGCTCATTCATAAACTCCCGCATTGACTGTACCATGTGCGTGCGTTTGATGAAGGCATCCTTGACATCCGGATTGACGATCAGATCCACATATCGCTGCCGGTACCGCATCTCCTTATCCGAGAATGCGTCAAAGGTCTTTGTTTCACCCTCTTCGGTCTCCACTTCCTTGGGGGTTGGAATCGGGCGAAGGGTTTTGCCTAAAAATTCGAACTCTTCAGCGTGAATGGTGGTCTCGCCGGTTCGCGTTTTAAAAACAAATCCGCGGATGCCGATAAAGTCGCCGATGTCGGTGAGCTTCTTGAATACGGTATTGTACTCCTCGGTGCCCACGTCGTCGCGGCGAATGTAGATCTGGATGATGCCGCCGGAATCCTGAAGCGTAAAAAAAGAGGCCTTTCCCATGATACGCCGCGTCATTACACGGCCTGCAACGGATACACGCTCTGCGCCTTCCGGTTCCCCGGCGATCAGCGTCTCTTCATTCTCCAGAATATCCTTTGAAGTATGGGTGACATCATATTCATAAGGGTAGGGGTTGATGTCAAGTTCCCTGAGCTGCTCAAGTTTGGATTTTCGGATCTGTTGTTGTTCACTTAGCGAGGGTTCAGCCTTCGTCATTTAAATAGTTGGATTATTAACGTATTTTATAGTTCTATAGAAACGCCTAAAATAACAAAAAAACGTAGCAACAGATACTTCCTTTTTACTATGTTCACAGGAGTGAAAGGCACGAATCGAATGCCTGAATGCTTTGAAATGAAACAGGGAGGGGGGTGAGTTGAGCTACGTTATCGATACCATACCGGAAGTTTTGTTTGAACAAATTCAACATCACGGTCTGCCGGAGGAGATCCTTTCGGGGTACGAACCTCTGAGGGTTGAAACATCCGGGGGCGACATAGACACATCACAGAGCATCACAGGCACACTGCTTATCAAAAAAATTGCCGACCGCTGTATGGATGTTTCCAGAATCGACGTCTATACGGAAAAGTACGAGAAACCAAAAGCATTCATCGGAAGCCGTGAGGTATCGGTCAGCTTCTCACATACTACGGATGCACTGGCCGCGGCGGTATCCGAAAAGTATAATGTGGGTCTCGATATGGAGAGCATGGGACGCCCGGTTCACAAGCGTCTTGCAGAAAGAATGAAACATTTCGAAGAGTCGCCACTCCTTTATGAACAAAATGAATGGATCCGCATTTGGACGCTCAAGGAAGCGGCCTTAAAAATGATCGGAACCGGACTCAGAAAACCGATGAATAGCGTAAGCATTATTCAGATGGATAAATATGGGTTCAGTGTACAATTTGACGATGGAATGCGTGCAAAAATTTGTAGCTTCCCGAATCACGGTCATTGGATCTCCATTTGCTACAGACAACTACCCAAAAAACATATCATCGATAGTAAAAGACTTCACATTATTTAGGTCATCGAAGGAGCTAATCTTATGAATATATCATCATATAGTCGCGAAGAGCTAACCCAGGGTCTGGAACGCGCACGGTCGAAACGAAATTCGGGTCAGCAATCATCAGACGATGCAGTCCGCGTCATGTTTGCACCGGGTTCCATTACAAGCGAAAACATAGATGAAGTGTACGAGCTATACTCCCGCATTTCAGAGGAACAGTTCGACACCGTAGTCGTTGTGGAATCCCATCCGGGCAGTGCAGAGAAGAAACTTCCGCTTCCCTCTTTTAAATCCGTTACCACCCCGCTGGGCGAAGTGATGGCTAATGACCGCCTCAGAAATGACTTCTGCGACGAGGACGACGATTTCTTCATTAATGACGAAGCGTTTGACTCGTCATCGGTATGCCTTTACGATCAGCTGATGATGCTGCAGTGTTCGCTCAAGAACTTCTCTGTTGTAAGCATACAGATTACGGATGAAAACCCGTACATCGTAAAAGAACTTGCCTACGCTCTGGAAGAGATTCTCGCATCAAAGAATGCGCTGGTTGTGTTTTGCTGCGACCTGGACGGATCGCACAGTGATGAATTCGAGATGCTAATGAGCCACTACAAGGATGAGAATTTCAACAGTATGATGAACTACCTCTCATCGGCCGATTTATCCATGCGCGGAGCCGGAACCTTTCTGGCCGGCCTGATCGTATCCAGAAGATGGGGTTTGTCCCTCAATTTCAATCATACCACCCATTCTGATACCCGAAATCTGCTTCTCGGTTTTGCAGAAATGCAGCATCAGCCTATCTTTGGCTAATGACCTATGAACAACAGTTTTCGGTAACTATTATCGGAACCGGCGCCGTGGGTTCGGCGCTGCAGGATTTTTTTCTATCGAACGGATACACCGTTATATCCGCCGTAAATCAAACATCCGGACTGCCGGAAGAGAGTCATCGGTACGGTGATGTGATTTTTATTACAACTCCTGATGATGCGATCAAATCCGTCTCTGAAAGCCTTGCTGCGAAAGAGATCAAATGGGCCGGAAAGACAGCAGTACACTGCTCCGGAGGCCTCTCATCCGACCAGCTTTCTGCCTTGGCGTCC
This genomic window contains:
- the amrB gene encoding AmmeMemoRadiSam system protein B, which encodes MNISSYSREELTQGLERARSKRNSGQQSSDDAVRVMFAPGSITSENIDEVYELYSRISEEQFDTVVVVESHPGSAEKKLPLPSFKSVTTPLGEVMANDRLRNDFCDEDDDFFINDEAFDSSSVCLYDQLMMLQCSLKNFSVVSIQITDENPYIVKELAYALEEILASKNALVVFCCDLDGSHSDEFEMLMSHYKDENFNSMMNYLSSADLSMRGAGTFLAGLIVSRRWGLSLNFNHTTHSDTRNLLLGFAEMQHQPIFG
- a CDS encoding 4'-phosphopantetheinyl transferase family protein; protein product: MSYVIDTIPEVLFEQIQHHGLPEEILSGYEPLRVETSGGDIDTSQSITGTLLIKKIADRCMDVSRIDVYTEKYEKPKAFIGSREVSVSFSHTTDALAAAVSEKYNVGLDMESMGRPVHKRLAERMKHFEESPLLYEQNEWIRIWTLKEAALKMIGTGLRKPMNSVSIIQMDKYGFSVQFDDGMRAKICSFPNHGHWISICYRQLPKKHIIDSKRLHII
- a CDS encoding S9 family peptidase, with the translated sequence MKPIFWVFGLFYFIPSLAFSQNTAEKTEPVFEQVLSLKNPGSVQISPDGRHVLYSVSSAEWSENRYDSELWLSKNGGEPFPLTHNSSGSSSSGTWSDDGKWILFIRNVDGKNTMFVISPDGGEAFPLSYIDKSIQSFDLSPDGKTLAFLSQQEQPEARKTMEERFGKFAEDDTDYLLNRLYTVAFNPHFTRSHQQPCEQDSTYTMCPEAPEVVPHLEEAEFTITGIEWSPAGDRIAVDHQPNPIITSFLESDIAIYDPETGQLDKVVQNASSDGFSVWSPDGSRFAYTSSVDNDSSNFYANNRYFIYDLGSGESREVARQFDENLNIAAWSNDGIYATAWQKTRRPVYRLDPQTGSVEMFSGSKRLVYGLSFSKDGSKYAMSARDGDEINEVYLTDLEGTNSRKLTDFNDQITGWKTVDSEVISWNSRDGVEIEGILHKPLDYNPDQKYPLLVVIHGGPTGISLPSPVPGYVYPIVQWVNKGALVLEPNYRGSAGYGEEFRSLNVRNLGVGDAWDVLSGVDHLIEQGVADSTKLGSMGWSQGGYISAFLTTWSNRFEAVSVGAGISNWMTYYVNTDIHPFTRQYLKATPWEDLEIYERTSPMTYINNASTPTLIQHGEFDRRVPTPNAYELYQGLQDVGVESQLIIYEGFGHGINKPRERLAATWHNWIWFNKYIWGEEIEMPLE
- a CDS encoding ABC transporter permease encodes the protein MNFTAYIARRYFWGSKRESRFLSFIKLMAIGGVAIGSAGLLISLSIVHGFKSTINEKILGFAPHVTVHSFMNDPIFRSDTLSVHIGDMPGVDVAQPVILGQVMIQGPGEVSGTGIKGVPGEGDVTRLRDYISEGTYDISKQQDGLHGIILGSSLTQTLGAEIGDRITVYALDGLPSPLNSPEISQFRLTGVYQTGIARFDDNFALTHIQPVRRLFELGTLEASMIDINAVNMDNIRSVYASVRDDTRFPFVTENVYQRYRNIFAWVDLQEETIPFVIAVMIVVAAFNLIGTVLMMVLERVKDIGILKTIGARSRSIRQVFLLEGLYVAVSGLLMGTGIAMVFFWLQINYQIIPLSEENYYMSTVPVEPHLLDFVIVSAVTILLCTLASWLPARIAAKTDPVAVLSFGK
- the lysS gene encoding lysine--tRNA ligase, whose amino-acid sequence is MTKAEPSLSEQQQIRKSKLEQLRELDINPYPYEYDVTHTSKDILENEETLIAGEPEGAERVSVAGRVMTRRIMGKASFFTLQDSGGIIQIYIRRDDVGTEEYNTVFKKLTDIGDFIGIRGFVFKTRTGETTIHAEEFEFLGKTLRPIPTPKEVETEEGETKTFDAFSDKEMRYRQRYVDLIVNPDVKDAFIKRTHMVQSMREFMNERGYLEVETPILQPIYGGASARPFKTHLNALDIDLYLRIANELYLKRLIVGGFDGVYEFSKDFRNEGLSRFHNPEFTQVELYVAWKDYNWMMSFMENMIEHVALKLHGSTSVTVGEHEIDFKAPWPRIPMYEAIEKETGHDLSGKSESEIRNIAKDLHIEVDKSMGKGKLIDEIFGETVEPKLIQPTFITDYPVEMSPLAKKHRSKEGLVERFEAICNGKEIANAFTELNDPVDQRERFEEQARLRAGGDEEAMTVDEDFLRAIEYGMPPTAGIGIGIDRLAMIMTDSDSIRDVLFFPQMKPEG